A genomic region of Paenibacillus sp. PL2-23 contains the following coding sequences:
- a CDS encoding S-layer homology domain-containing protein, with protein sequence MLQAADAGIVQGRSGNRFAPQATAKRAEAVTMIMNMLKAEK encoded by the coding sequence TTGCTCCAGGCAGCCGACGCGGGCATCGTGCAAGGACGCTCGGGCAATCGCTTCGCTCCGCAAGCTACGGCGAAGAGAGCGGAAGCGGTCACGATGATCATGAACATGCTGAAAGCGGAGAAATAA
- a CDS encoding sigma-70 family RNA polymerase sigma factor gives MQGFIRGATSIVSGREESDILDEEQWLDAVRKGGPEHYRPFVQAYGPYIYKTVYAVLHSPHDAEDVTQETLLQIYRSLPSFRMDGLKTWITRIAVNKAIDYKRRRARRPEELIQQELVDQQSSDSHAEGMLASSPKPAAEAVALRREELKQIQKMVGELPEGYRDVVTAFYMEEKSYEQIAAETGLERKSIESKLYRARGWMKRNWRKEDFE, from the coding sequence GTGCAGGGTTTCATAAGAGGGGCAACGTCTATTGTATCGGGAAGGGAGGAGAGCGACATTCTAGACGAAGAACAATGGCTGGACGCGGTGCGGAAGGGCGGACCCGAGCATTATCGGCCGTTCGTGCAGGCGTATGGCCCGTATATTTACAAGACCGTCTATGCCGTGCTGCATTCCCCGCATGATGCCGAGGACGTAACGCAGGAGACGCTTCTGCAAATATACCGCTCTCTCCCGAGCTTCCGAATGGATGGTCTCAAGACTTGGATTACGCGAATAGCAGTCAACAAAGCGATTGATTACAAGCGGCGCAGAGCGCGAAGGCCGGAGGAGCTAATCCAGCAGGAGCTCGTCGATCAGCAATCCAGTGACAGCCATGCAGAAGGCATGCTGGCTTCCTCGCCGAAGCCGGCGGCGGAAGCGGTGGCGCTCCGGCGGGAGGAGCTTAAGCAGATTCAGAAGATGGTGGGCGAGCTGCCGGAAGGGTATCGAGACGTGGTGACCGCCTTTTATATGGAAGAAAAGTCATATGAGCAAATTGCGGCCGAGACGGGACTGGAGCGCAAAAGCATCGAGTCCAAGCTGTACCGGGCAAGAGGCTGGATGAAGCGCAATTGGCGGAAGGAGGACTTCGAATGA